The Vitis riparia cultivar Riparia Gloire de Montpellier isolate 1030 unplaced genomic scaffold, EGFV_Vit.rip_1.0 scaffold509_pilon_pilon, whole genome shotgun sequence sequence cactcgtgtgccaaaaggtagtttcgcagctgcgaaacacccttccaaatggagctttccctgcgaaatggaggatttcatgctttggagcttcgcagcccacttcgcagctgcgaaatgggggctcctgtgctgcggagtggcactcgtgtgccaaacactggtttcgcagctgcgaaaccgttCGCAGAGGGCTAaaaagtgttgcgaagtgatttcgcagcaaaaggccgatttcgcagaggctgcgaaatttcgcagacccctgttttcccctgtttttgctctgtttttgctctgttttcgctccgatttcttcccgatttcttcctttgcatttcctcctgattttgatcatccaaaaacctatattacatcaaaacaaagtagaattaaagcattaaaatcaaaattaaagcattgaaatcaaaattaaaacattgaaatcaaaattaaaacaagtaaaaagtaaaacaaaaagttatggactagttagtcttaagaaagactaagtccatcaaaaaatttgatcctgattcagcttgcccggatcccatatgaagttagcatccttcactagagatttgcattgtatgatggcaatggaaacaattccctttctctttcctttaatttcctccctcttctttttctctgtttcattCTCTGTTTCATGCTCTTGCTTGGATGTGGCcatatcaacctctttaccactcaaagtgataaccgttttaacttccttcaccattgaagattctcccttttgagcctccatttcatggatactcatggaattttgataaggttgagaaggagatttttctttctcttgcactgtgttgaggttagcaaaccttgagattgaatcttggagattatctatcttctgagatagataattttgcacttcatccatctttttctctacacagtcatttctttgactgagctgagcattgatggatttgttagcttcaacaaagtcttccatgaccttgttaagattcatcatagcttggtcaaggtttgaggcttgctgaggtgcttgagcaggttgctggtactgaggtggctgtgacttccaagagaattttgaatggtccttccaattggaattgtaggtgttgcaatcaccaaacatttccctttccgttggaatgataggacactcttccaccaagtgctcataagatagacaaatggcacaagacatagcttgcaatggtgtctgagagatggcttgcatgttcttcatttctagctcatccaatctcctttccatagctgcaatctctgccttcatgtctatgccatcatttaaaatatacatctcacccttagctttaggttgagacgtccttcttcccatatctctagcatttggttcaccccattctcttgaaaattcagccacataactgatgaagttcatggcttcctctgctatctcgtattcaatatggcatgcacaactagcaatttgtgaattaaaaacaaagaaaacaaaagaaaacaaaagaaaacaaaagaaaaacaattctaaaaaaaaactaaggtaaactaaaactagctgaaaggttaactaaaacataaataaagaaaaagaacaattaaaaagagttagtaaaaagaaaagaaaagtcaccaaacttgtgatgaagatcacaagtgttctcaaaagatcatatcactgcaaagtggcaccattcccggcaacggcgccatttgattcatgcctaattggtgtctcagctgattcgtgtacagctggtgctccttgattgagggattaatcaacaaaatttataacctattacaccatatactagggtagcaaagacaaagctactatagcatagtggctctaggatcgttcactgggatgggttttcacttcacaaatgatattaattcaaagctgaattggtgcctttttatttcaaggttagctttaaaagaaaacataaagacgtttgaatgaaaaaggtttggttttaagctaaccaaaagtagcaACTGATttttcttacaaagaaaagtgtttcttggagtttcagatcactaggctcagattcatcatacaaaaatgagagttccggtcacttgtttcatttcctcacattagagaattaacataaagtcaattctctaataggtgctgcacaaatgcatccctcaattggatttcagctttaattctctcactgatgcaacttgcaatggtttgagcctctcactagcctttaccattcaaggtgatctttaaccttggattacccgtcaaaagctcgcaagaggtaactaatggatgtctcctaagagtccaaaagcttaccaagtgttggctattctagaaaatcctaccttcaagtcacctaccagaggctcgcaaggggtaaactagtgcatctccatggttagaaatcacttgccttaccaagtgttggcccaggtgactccaaggtgttttaagttaactaaaaacgtagaaaccattcatgggacacacttactcttcattccaaactaaaacaacaaaacttccaatttatgcctgaggaaacttacccggttaccttagctccaagagacaaagagcctagcctctcatcctctaaggaaaaatcctcaaagtttgattggctagcaagaaaatgaaaatgaaagagaagccaagaatatataggaaaaacagagcaagtgctctgtatttttcttccttcccaaaactgtacaaaggattcaacaaccagcacacacagaacaggctcctcgggctccctttaaaccaaaattacacttacagctattaccttgatatttttgccaaattcctaacttaaaaactaaggaaaactatcattggtgacttacaaggagaatttaggcatttaggcaacaaaaatctaatgaaaaatatctccaagagtcggttacaaatatcaggaagcactaaggaccacttcgcaggtgaaagatgaggtctgcgaaatttcgcaggtactcaataggagctgcgaaatttcttcatagcagccagctgcttcaacacctttgcaaagtggacttccaacttgaggtgtttggcttccatcgcggcgtgaagcttcaggggaactccatagcactgtgcaaaaaggctgcgaaatcacttcgcaacaaaaaatggtgatttcgcagcactttactgaagtcttccttccttcagcttggagcagttatcttccaatggttgtagcttcctcatttcagatccaaattgcacacggtttgaggcattggattgttgacttcccaagctttcaaatgacatattgtatgcataatttggacatcaggaagtgctccaaaactagctgcagtgactgtcatcaagagtgctccacggctgaatcctctttgcttccccttttgcatttccactttgcttatggcaaaagagcttcaaggctttgattcttcatgcctctgagcttcccatagctttctaaggattccatataactctcctcaatctcctaatgctttggtgatcaaaatactaacaaaaataccaaaacttacacaatttgattagaattgattgaaaggggccttaacatgctaattgggttaaaaggcactaactactactcaaaagtgttaaaaaggattaattataagctatcaaatagcactttttgagtagtaatcactaacCTTCAATCTTCTGAAAAATCCAAGTAAGTAACCTTTCAAACAATCAATTCTACTACCtagataattttataaaaacaattatagacAAAGTCGACCTCTAACAAGTAATGTATGATATCAAATCTCATAGGCTTGGCTTTCTTGTTACTATCCACTTATGTATATTCATCATGTTACCTCAAATCAAAAGGTCTTTAATAAGCTTGTAATGTTAGGCTAAGGTGTTGGCTCACAAAGAATGGAAAAGATAAATTCAAAGAATGAGAACATTCACAATTGAACAAAATGTAACAGACTCAAGAGCTTTTAATATTAACACCACTTCCTATCTTCTTGAAACTTTtcatactttttctttctttcatgcTCATAAGCACTTTTCACATATTTCACCCTAatgccatttttattttatttttatttttatgcacaCTCTtccttttattcttcaaaaaccCCAAACTTATTTCTCAATTATAACTGGGTTAACAATACacatttccatcatttcctcaataagatatttttgctctcaaacaaaataaataacaaacatGTAAATGTTCTCATTAAGGGTAAGGATAAGTGTTTAGGCTTAAAATAGGTAGGAAGATAGgcttaaagaaagaaaaataaggctAACATTATATAAAAAGGCTCAAATAGGTAACTAGCGGATAAAATATTCTGGGTAAGGTAAGAAAAGCTCAAACAATCCAAAAATGGCCTAAATCATCTCCTAAGTAACATGAAAATGTAGGATTTTGCCTTGAGTAACAATCAACCAAGTTCTAAAATTTGTTGAGATCTCGAATCATCCATAATTGTCTAAATAAAATGTCTCTAAGCATGCAAAACAGGATCGTTATCAAAATAACCATACTAGACCAACATCGAATCTCAAATCCAAACAGAACAAACATCCAAATTATCCTCAAAATCTAAGTAATATCAAATTCCATCTCAACAACCATGCATCATAGCAATCAAGATATTATCATTGATTATATGAATCAACTCAAAAAATAATGCTAAAAAATCaagaagttttgaaaaaaaagaagcattTTTAGCCGAACTTAGCTAAACCCAGAAGAAATTAATCGTTCCCCCCAAACTTAATTACTTTCATTGCCCTCaatgaacaaaagaaaataaagtaaggaaaagtaaggaaaataaaaactccATTTTTGATGAATTTTGGGGCACATAAAAAAATTGCTCATTTCTCATTTAGTAGTGTCTTATCGCGCAGCGACGCTCAAGTCTTTTCGCTGCGGcacaaaaccctaatttttacAAGAGAAATTCAATTGGGGGTGACCACTACGGCGCAAAGCTTTACCAGTCGCTGCAGTTTAGCCTCGAGTCCTCTTATGAGCAGCATTTGAAGAGTCAGCCAGGACACTCAATGCCTCCCGCCGCGGCTCATTTCACTAGGTATGTAAAAAGCCATTTTTCTcctgaaaataaaggaaaagtagttaaaaataaaaaaataaaattaatcccaAACTACCAAACAATTAACTCTAAAAATTCACTAACTAAATTAACtttgaaacaaaatacaaacaaaattaataaaaatcctaacaactaaaaataattcaagattCGAAAATAAAATTGCTCAAAATAAATCGGGTTGCCTCCCGAAAAGCGCTAAAATTTAAGTCGTTAGCTAGACTTTCTCCACTTTTCTATTTCAGAATTGAAAGCACAATAAACACCCGTTCGGTGCTAAAATTTCCTCCCAAATAGTGCTTTAATCATTGCTCGTTCACTGTAAAATTTCTCTTTGATGGATGATGAACTTTTATTGCTCCTAATGGTAAAACCTTGTTAACTATGAATGGACTAGACCTTCGCGATCTTAATTTACCCAGAAAAAGCTTGAGACATGAGTTGAAAAGAAGAACTTGTTGACCAACTTCAAAATCGCACTTCTGAATATGCTTATCATGCCAtctttttgccttgtccttatAAATCTTAGCATTCTCATAAGCATTATTACCGAAATCTTCCATCTCATTTAATTGTAACAATCTCTTCTCCCTTGTAGTTCATAAGTTAAAATTCAAAAGTTTAATAGCCCAAAATGATTTGTGTTCCAACTCAATCGGAAGATGACACGATTTTCCATAAGCCAATTGACATGGAGATATCCCAATAGGTGTTTTGAATGTTGTTCTATAAGCCCATAAAGCGTTATCCAACTTACTTGACCAATCCCTCTTAGAAGAATTAACTGTTTTCTCCAGAATTCGCTTGAGCTCATGATTAGATACCTCAACTTGACCACTTATTTGCGGATGATAAGGAGTAGCTATATGATGTGTTTCCCCATATTTACCCAATAGTGACTCAAATTGACTGTTACAAAAATTAGATCCTCCATCACTTATGATAGCTCTTGGTGTaccaaatcttgcaaaaatgttcttCTTAAGAAATTTAACCACCACCCTAGCATCATTGGTCTGTAGCGCCTCAGCTTCAACCCATTTGGAAATGTAATCTAcaacaaccaaaataaaatgattagcATAAGAGGATGGAAAATGACCCATAAAATCAATACCCCATACATCAAACAATTCTGtttctaaaatatttgttaGAGGCATCTCATTTTTCCTAGATATATTCCCAACCCTTTGACATCTATcacaattgaaaacaaaattaaatgaatctTTAAAAGAGAATGCCAATAAAATCCTGATTGCAAAACTTTGGCTGCATTTTTAGTAGCTCCAAAATGTCCTCCAACTTCACAGGAATGACAATGATGCAGAATACTCTCCATCTCCTCTTCCGGCATACATCTCCTAATTATTTGATTGGTGCATTGCTTATATAGGAAATGATCATCCCATATATAGTACTTGAGATTTGAGAAAAACTTCTTCCTCTTTTGATAAGTAAGCTCATGAGGCAAAATCTTCTTAGCCAAATAGTTAACAATGTCTGCATACCATGGCGCTTCTTCAACTGTAAAAAGCTACTCATCAGGAAATAGTTAACAATGGGGGTTTGATTGTATCCTGAATATCCATctagaaaacaataataatcatgACTGGAAAGTCTCTCCACCATTTGGTCAATGAAGGGTAAAGGAAAGTGATCCTTTCTTATGGCATCATTAAGTTTCCGGTAATCAATACAAACTCTCCAACCGGTTATCGTTCTTATAGGGATAAGTTCGTTATTATCATTCTTCAGTACAGTTATACCTCCCTTCTTAGGAACTACTTGAATTGGACTTACCCATGTACTATCCGAGATTGGGTAAATTATACCTGCATCCAAAAGCTTCACAACCTATTTCTTAACCACTTCTTGCATAGATGGATTTAATCTTCGTTGTGGTTGAACTGTTGGCTTGTAGCTTTCTTCAAATAGAATCTTATGCATACAAATCGATGGGCTTATTCCCTTGATGTTATCAATAGTCCATCCAATAGTTTTCTTATGCTCCCTCAAAACTCTTAATAGTTTTTCCTCCTCCAAATCATTCAAATAAGAGctaataataataggataaaAACTAGAATCTTTTAAGAAAGCATACTTGAGGTGAGATGGCAACAATTTAAGTTCAAGTTTAGGAGGCTCCTTCTTTAATGTATGATTGTTAACATGAATGGCCTCTAATTCCTCAAATTTTAACTTTCTTGGAAACTCATAAGTTGGCAATACATCAAGATTATTAACACATTCAATTATATCACCATCATCACAAAGAGTTCCTAAATTTCTACCATTCATTATACAATTTTCTAAAGGTGAACTGGGAAAAGTTTCATGAAATGTTTCAGCTACCACCCTATCCAAAACACTGATTGCAAAGCATGCATCAACATCAGATGGAAATTTCATAGCCTCAAAAACATTAAACGTAACTTGTTCAACTTGAACccttaaaatcaacttacctTGATGAACATCTATAAGAGTTTTGCCTGTAGCAAGGAAAGGTCTTCTTAATATAAGTGGAACATCCCGGTCTTCTTCCATATCTAATACAATAAAATCAGTCGGAAATATAAACTTATCCACTTTTACCAAAACATCCTCAATAATGCCTTTTAGATGTTTGATAGATCTATTCGCAAGCTGCAAACATACCGTAGTAGGCTTCACTTCCCCCAGTTCAAGTTTCCTGAAAATAAAAAGAGGGATCAAATTAACACTTGCACCAAGATCACATAAAActttatcaaaatcaaaatcaccaATAGTGCAAGGTATAGTGAAACTCCCTGGATCTTTTAGCTtaggaggaagcttcctttgAAGAATGGCACTACACTCTTCAGTGAGCATCACCTTCTCATTGTCCATCAATTTCCTCTTATTTGATAACACCTCCTTTAAGAATTTAGCATATTTCGGCATTTGCTCCATCATATCTATAAAAGGAAGATTGATATGTAAGCtcttaaaattatcaataaatttagaaaattgcttatctaaattttgttttttcaaccTTTGAGGAAAATGGATGGCGTTAGATGATGGTTTTGGAATAGATGGCTATATAGGAGTGGAAGCATCATGTTCCTTTGAAACCGAAGTATCCTCCTTATTTGTTTGCTGCTCGGCCTCCTTTGATTGTTCTAACTCCTTCCCACTTCTAAGAGTTATGGCCTTTACATGCTTCTTAGGATTTGTCTCCGTGATACTAGAAAGTGCTCCTTGTGTTCTCTTCATCAATAACTTAGAAATCTCCCCCACTTGATGCTCAAGGTTGCGAATACTTGCACCTTGGTTCCTGAAATTTGCTTTAGTATCATCAATAAAATGTTAGTCTTTTGCATAAATTGGGTGAAAACTTCTTCCAAGTTTGGCTTATTCTCTTGAGATTGGAAACCGGATGGTGGTTTTTGCACATGAGCGTTGTTACTCCATGAGAAGTTCGGATGATTCATCCACCCTTGGTTGAAATAATTGGAGTTGGGATTGTATTGACGTTGATTATTGGCCACATAGTTCACTTGTTTGGATGGATTTGCTTCATATGGGCCTCCAACTTGATACTCCAAGTTAGGATGATTACTTGCACAATTTTCACAAACTAAATTAGAAACAGCAGTAACATTcagtttcttaaaattattatttaaaattgcaACTTGAGTAGCTAAATTATTGAAAGCATCGATATCATGAACCCCGACTGTCCTCTTTTGTGCATTTCTATTGATAGACTTCAAGAAATTGTTGCTAACCATCACTTCTATAAGTTGATATCCCTCATCCAGTGTCTTATTAATAAAGCTCCTCCACTTGCTGCATCCACCATGGTTTGAGTATTAGGGTGCAAACTATTGTAGAACGTTTGCATTTGCATCCACATTGGTAAGCCATGGTGGGGGCACTTTCTTAAAAAATCTTTGAACCTCTCCCAAGCTTCATAAAGAGACTCTTGATCTTGTTGTAAAAAAGTTAGTTATATCATTCCTCATCTTTGCATATTTTATCGGTGGGAAGTATTTAGCAAGAAAAGCATTAACCAGTCCATCCCATGTAGTGATTGTCCCCGGAGGTAATGAAATTAACCATGCCTTAGCCTTGTTATTTagaaagaatggaaaaaatCGAAGTCTTATTGCATCTTCAGTCACACCATTATGCTTGAAGGTATCAcaaatttctaagaaatttGCAATATGTAGATTACGATCATCATTAGCCAATCCTCCAAATTGAACCGAAGATTGAATCATTTGAATAATTGCCGGTTTGATCTCAAAATTGTTAGCTTAGATGGGTGGCCTTCGAATGCTTGAGACACCCACATTAGGAACATAATAATCCTTGAGTGCCCTATTTGGGACTCCATTATCACCATGATTCTCATCCCCCATTGTAGGAACCTCTTGAATTACTTGTTGCTTGCATTTCCGATTTAGCTTTCACAGTGTTTTGTTGATATCAAGGTCGATTGGTACTAAGTCCAAACTCCTTGTATGTCTCATACACTAAGAAAacctaaaaagagaaaaacaattgagtaagaataaaaagaaaataaattaagttagCATAGAAATAACTGGAATTAATATTAGTAAAAAATAGTCCCCGACAACGGCGCCAAAAATTGATGTGTTGGTTCGCAAGTATATGAATCGTTCAAGTAATATAATTGTACCTAAGTACGAATATCGAGCCCACAAGGATTATGCTActaattactaaaatttattatttctactACTATTTGATCAACTGAATATTTAAAGTTGTAGAAGAAAGCAACTtaaacaattaaagaaaataaattcaaactcttatgatttaAACGATCTAGGGCTTTTAATTCCACTACTAACACTTTTCATGCAATTGATTGCTTGACCTAATTCCTGTTATGCTTTATTTGGAGATTTAATTCCCTAAGCCAACCAATATTTTCTCTTGAAATATATCAGATTGCTCCCTAAATTACTAACCCAACATATCTCTATGTGAATTTAACTCTAAAGGAATAATTAAGATCTATGGAATTATTATAGATTTAACTATTAATCTCTTAGAACATGGTAATGTATCTCTACTATTCATTCATTCTAACATAATCTATTCTATGGATCTAATTTAGATTTTAACTCTCGTTATCAacctaaatcataaaatcaatcaaaacttgGGCCCTTAAGAATTGAGAGCATTAAGCGCAAAATAGatacacaaataaattgatgcaaaacagagaattaatttaaaccaatcaaaaaCATAAATCGTGATTGAGTTACATCTCAACCCTAGACAAAGGAAATTAGTTCATCTTAAGATGAAAAACAAACATCCTGAAttacaatcataaagaaaatggaagaataaactagaaaaatagaaggaaatttGCAAATCCCCTTCTTGTTCTCCAATTTCTCTATTCTCCTAGGTCTTCAAGATCCTCTTTCTCCCAAATCTCCAAGATCCCCAAATAAACCATACTTTCGTCTATTTATAGCCCCAGTATCGTAAACTGACATCCCACCTAATTCGGATCTGAACAAAATGAGAtaaggacaaataattttcaaattttaaatatcggGCTGCGGCACTCAATGTCTCCCGCCGCGGGGCTTTAGTCTCGGGTTCCcaagatttctaaaattccttCTAGCATCACGGCAGACAAGCTCCTCCAGCCGCGACGGTTTTGTCTCAGGTCCCCAACTATGATTTTCCACATACGTACGTCGCGACGCTTAAGTCCTTCCCGCAATGGCGCTTTCCTCCTGGGTGAGTTATGCAAATTGTCACGTAAGAGGCCACGGCGGCGCTTGAGAGCTCCTGTCATGGCAGTTTTCACATTTTCGCcgaacttcatatttttctccAATTTTGCCTTATATT is a genomic window containing:
- the LOC117909969 gene encoding uncharacterized protein LOC117909969 — encoded protein: MEQMPKYAKFLKEVLSNKRKLMDNEKVMLTEECSAILQRKLPPKLKDPGSFTIPCTIGDFDFDKVLCDLGASVNLIPLFIFRKLELGEVKPTTVCLQLANRSIKHLKGIIEDVLVKVDKFIFPTDFIVLDMEEDRDVPLILRRPFLATGKTLIDVHQGYNQTPIVNYFLMSSFLQLKKRHDYISKWVEAEALQTNDARVVVKFLKKNIFARFGTPRAIISDGGSNFCNSQFESLLGKYGETHHIATPYHPQISGQVEVSNHELKRILEKTVNSSKRDWSRYGKGCGAKGTIKPPSLSFSKALVKVMPKGVNCLAGLYAYGLGDG